In Paraburkholderia phytofirmans OLGA172, the genomic window AAACTTATTACCCCTGTTTTTAAAACCTTTTTAAAACCTTTTTAGGCTCGCGCAAACCCTTGATGGGCGTGGGTTTGCGGGGAGCTATTCTGACATTTCCGTGGGTAGGGTGACACTTTTCCGGGGTAGCCTGACATTTTTCGTGGTCAGGGATGACACTTTTTCGGGGTAGTCTGACATTTTCGTGGTAGGTGCTCAAAAAACAGGCGGTTAAACGTTGACTGTCTCGCCAATTCTGACATACATTTGTAGATGTCAGAATAACCACGGATTTGTCAGAATGGATGACGTCATCGAGGCCGAAGAGAAGCAATCGACAGACTTGAGCGTTGTAATCAAGAACGAGCTTGTAAAGCGCGTTCAACGCATGAAGCTGTCCGAAAAACGGTTACTCGCACTCGCGATCGCCAAGTGCAATCCGAAACCCAAGATCCTGCTCGACAAAGCAATGCGGCCTGACCCGCAGACCGGTGTTGCCCCTGGGTGGTCCATTAAGGTAACCGCCGAGGAGTTTATGGAGGCCTATCCACAGATAGACCCCAAGCATGCCTATTCCGACCTGAAAGCAGCGGCTGACAGCTTGTTTGAGTGCGTCATCGAATGGGATGCAATCGAGACCGAGCGGGGTAAGCAAAAGCCCGTGCGGAAGAAAGCTCGCTGGATTTACGAAGAAGTGAATACGACGACGCCGGGCTGGGTGGAACTCAAGTTTTCGCCCAGCGTTGCCCCTTACCTGCTGGGCATCGCCGGGGCATTTACGCAATACAAGCTCAAACATGCGGCGGATCTGCGGTCGATGTACAGTTGGCGACTGCTCGAAATGATGGCTCAGTTCCGCAAAACGGGGCTTTTAACCATCGGCTATGACGAATTCTGCGAGGCGATGGACGCGCCCGCTAGCTGCGTCAAGGATGCTGGCCAGTTACGCCGCCGGGTCATCGAACCGGCTGTGAAGGAACTGCGCGAAAAGAACGGTCTAGCGATCGGATGGGAGCCAACAAAGCCAGCTGGCCGGAAGATCACGGGTTTTGTTTTCAAGTTTGAGGCAGACCCACAAGGGCGCCTATTCTGACAAGAAATTCGCCTTGTCAGACTGACCACGAAAATGTCAGAAAACAACTTTGAAAACTGATCGCGCGACGACTATTCCGCATAGTTTTTTTCGGCACGGAATGTCGCTGCGCGTGTGATTCGAAGGCCGCCGGGCCTCGTCAGGCCTATATGTGTCTCAAGTGAAGGGGTGCATAAGCCTTACTATCAACTCCTTCGCCTCGTTCGATTGCCGCTAGGTCAGGTTACCCGCGAGCGCAGCGGCCAGCCGCTTCATCTGTTCATCCGAAACGCCCGATGCGCGGGCCACGCCGTCGCGCCACACGTCAGATTCGCGAATGGCAAGCTGGGCCTTGACCGGCTTGCGCGCGCACGCCATGGCCAACAGTTTGAGCATCACGTCGAAACCCGGTGCGCCTTCGCTATCGGTTACAGCGGCCTTCAGGGCGCTCAATTCAGCCTCGGCCCGCGCGAGCTGGTTGCGCAATACCGAAACCTGACGCTCATGCGATTCGCTCAGGGTCTGCGCTTGATCTGTCGACGCCCTTATTTTTCGTTACTGTTACGTTAATTAAAGCCTCACGCTGCCGCTCCCGGTAGGCGGCCTGCCGCTGCGCGCCGGTCAATGCATCCGGCTTTCGCGTCGTCCACGTCCCCGCTTGGGCTGCTCGGTCTCAGGTTTGGCAGCACGATTATCCGTCACGTGACGCATATTAGCCTCGAATCAGATCTGGGCTTTATTTTACGTCACTGTAACGAATATTCAAAGATCAGCGTGGACAGCGGCATTTATCCGGACCTCATTGAGGTGGAAAACACCCAAATGAGTTTTGAGTAATTGGGTTATTTACTTAAAAATTACATTATAGGAGTAATGTCGTGCCATCCCGGGTGGCCGGTGGGGTAATCATTTTTCGTTACGGTTACGGTCGATGTAACGGTTAAATGCGGCCTCGTCGTCGTAAAGTGACTTCGTAAGCGTGTCGTCGGCCCAGTCGATCAGGCGCTCCACCACCGCGGGTTTGGACAGGCTGAAGTGCGCAACCAGCCGCTCGAGTGCGAAAAACTGGGTGCCCTTCATCGTCAGGTTCAGGCGCCGCTCACCAGAATCGCCGTCATCAGGACGCGGGAGCCGTCCGAGTATCGCAGCCACATCCGAAGGCGCGCGGGCAGCCGGCGCCGCCCGTGACACCCCATCGCGTCGCGCCTGCGCCAGTTCGCCATGCAGCCGCTCGCACTCCCGCACCAGGGTGTCATAGGCCACGGCAGGCGGTCCGGAATTTTCCGTTACCCGTTACATTAATTGAGGCGGCACGCAGCCGCTCCCGGTAGGCGGCCTGTCGCTGCGCGCCGGTCATTGCATCCGGCTTTCGCGGTCGTCCGCGTCCACGCTTGGCCTGCTCCGTCTCAGGCTTGGCCGCCAGATTATTCGTAACGTCACGCATATTAGCCTCGGATCGGATCGACGACTCGATTTTACGTAACTGTGACGAATATTCAAGGGGCAGTAACGCTACGGTAACGGTGCAACGTTGCACGATTATTCTGCGCCGGCGCAGAGTTGTCCCTTGGGACACACGCGCTTTGCCCGCGGGACGCCACGCCAGCTGTCCGGTGGACAGTCCCAAATCGGGACGCACCGCAACTCGATGCAACGAGCATTGCTCCGGGCGCGCTGCATGGATGTTGATTAGGGTTTATACTTATCCCGTCTCCTCCATGTCTCCACATGGATTAAGCCCGCCCACTGAGGCGGGTTTTTTTTCGGGCTGCCGCCCTACACGTCGCGCAGTCGTGACAACAGACTTTCCACATCACTCATTGATAGGAGGTGATGATGGAAAACGTGGCATACCGCTGCGAATCGACGGGCCGGACCGTTATTGCGTGGATCATCCGGCAGGACGTTTCAGGGATCGGTGACGAGGGAGAAAACTGGCAGGAGGTGGGTCGCCAGTGCGCCGAGTGGCAACGGTGCGAGGTGTGGCCCGCATGCCCACTTGAGGGCGATTGAGCGGCTCTTAGAAATGACAAAGGGCGCCGAAGCGCCCTTGTTTGATTGCTCAAGGATCAGGCCGCGAGTAGCTCGAACCTGAACTTCTTGCCTAGCGCAGTAGCGGCGCTTGCAAGCGTCGTTAGCGTCAGGCTGGTATCTGTCTCGTCCAGCAGGCGGTTAAGAGCCGCCCTGCTCGTTTTCATGCGCGTCGCCATCGCAGATTTGGTGATGTGCTGCGCTTTCATTTCCTGCTCGATCTGCCATGCAATCACGCGTTTCATAGCGGTTGCGGTAGCTTCCTCAAGGATCGCTTCTTCGGCGAGGAACTCATCGAAGTCGCTTCCGATGTGTCTGTTTGCCATGATGCACTCCATTGCTTTCTAAACTTTCTGGGCCTACTTGCGTTTCAGCGTTTTGCTTTCTGTCTCTCAGACTGCTTCAGCAGCTTCAACCGTGCGTTTGCTACATCCAATTCTTCTTTCGGCGTTTCCTGGGATTTCTTGACGAAGCCGTGCAACAACACCATCTGGCTTCCGATCACAGTGAACAGGACGCGCGCAATCCGATTCGGTAGCGTAATCCGCACCTCATAAAGGTCGGTCCCCATTTTGCGGACCAGCGGCATACCCAACGGCCATCCAATCTGAACAGTCTTGATATCTTCCCCGATGGTCTTTTTGTCTTGCGCGGCAAGATCTTTGAGCCATTCGCGCACCGGTTCGTTGCCAATTTCAGAGGCGAAGAATCGGACAGTAAGGACCACCGTAACGGTACGGACCATGCAAATATCATGTCGTGGGAGAGGATTGGAAGTGTACCAATTTTGGTACGTTTATCAAGAAAAATAATGTTTTCTCAATGTTTCCTAACCCATATTTAGGGACAGTTTTTGGTCTGCTCGTCTGTCGTGTGTCAGGTTTGGGTAAACCTCAACCCGACGTCAGGTCGATGTTCAGAACGCGTCAGATTAGGGTCGCTTTCGTCATTCCATGACGTTGTTTCGTCGATCTTCTAGACGCCAGTCTGACGGATTTGCCACTAGCGTACGAAAAAATCCGAATCTTGACGGCACCTCGGTTGGAACGGTTGTGCATCGCCGTCACCCACTGTGCAACCGGTGCCCACGACATGCCTGCCGCCGTCAGCGCCCCCGACATGGCTGATGGTCCCCCGCCTATGCAGATATCGACGGACCGATGGCGAGCCGCGTTTTCGGGGTTGCCGGCGACGACCAGCGGGAAATAGGTAAGCTCAAGGGCTTGCAGGCGTACGTGTGCTCGATCCGGCCGGACCTGCCGGCGTGTGCTCACTAGCTTGCTGCGCTTTGCGTATCTTGCGGTCCAGCCGCCGGGCCTCCTTCTCCAGCGCTTCAATTTGCCGGAGGAACGGGCGTATCTCATCCAGCAGCTGGGCCTCCCGCTCCTGAAGTTGCGGGACCACGTGCGTGTAATCCCACTCGTATTGTTTCAGGGCGAGCCGCGTATCGGACCACGCGCGATCAATCGGGCGCAGCTTGGCCCGCAGCTCGCGCAGCTCCTGCCAGATGGCTTTCTGCCGTCGCTGGTCGGCCTTGATAAGGGTCAGGGCAAGATAAGTCGAAGCAAAACACCATCGGAAAAAAGCGACGAGCCGTCCGTAGCGCCGAGGGTCGGTTGGGAAATGGTCACGTTTCCCGATTTATGCGCTATCGGGGGTGGTGCGACGCCGAGCAAATCAAAGGGAGCGTATTGGAACGGAAAACTGCCGTGGGTTAGCCCCAAGGATATGAAGGTAGAGCGCATCTCGGACGCGCAGGACCATGTTTCGGAACTGGCGCTGGAAGAAAGTAAGCATTCGACCTGCACCGTCGCGGATTACGTTGACGTGTGAGGGGATCGGCTGCTAGCGAACGGGATCGATGTGTGAGGCAGCGGGGAGCAAAGGAGCGACGTTCCAGGGTAACAGTTCGTCGATCCGGTTCACCGGGTGATCTGCGATGCGTTCGATGACGTAGTGCAGGTAGGCTTCTGGATCAATGCCGTTCAGGCGGGCAGAACCGATCAGGCTGTACATCGCAGCCGCACGTTCACCGCCTGAGTCCGCACCGGCAAATAAAAAATTCCGCCTTCCGATTGCTACACCGCGCAATGCGCGCTCGGCAATCAGATTGTCAATCTCAGTCTGACCATCGCTGCAGTAATAGACCAGCGCAGGCCAGCGATTCAACGAATACTGGATCGCTTTGGTGGTGTCCGACTTCGCGGAGAGTGTGAGAAGCGTCGCCTCGAACCACCGCTTCATATCATCAAGCAGCGGCACAGCCTTCTCCTGGCGAACGCGCCGTCGTTCTTCAGGCGGCTTGCCACGAATGTACTCTTCGATGCGATAGAGGGCGCCGATGCGCTCGAGTGCTTCGCTGGTGATCGGTGATGCCCGAACAGCGTGCAGATCATGTAGCTTTCGACGTGCATGCGCCATGCACGCTACTTCGCGAATCTGACCGCCGAGGTACAGATCTGCATAGCCGGCGAAGGCGTCTGCCTGCAGTACGCCCGTGAAGTTGGCCAGGTGACGCTGTGGATGTTCGCCGCGACGATCCGGTGTATAGGCAAACCAGACCGCCGGCGCTTCGTCCGAACCGCTGGGCCGGTCATCGCGCACATACACCCAGAGCCGGCCGGTCTTCGTCCTGCCATTGCCCGGCGCAAGCACCGGCAGCGGTGTGTCGTCGGCGTGAACCTTGCTGCCGCCAAGTGCATGGCGGCGCACCGCGTCGACCAGCGGGTTGAGTAGCCAGGTCAGACTGCCCAGCCAGTGGCCCATAGTGCCCGGTTCGATCTCGACTCCGTCGCGCGCGTACATGACGGACTGGCGATAGAACGGGATGTGGTACGCGAACTTCGATGTCGTGATGTGGGCGAGCAAAGCTGGACCGGGCAGGCCGCGATCGATCGGCCGG contains:
- a CDS encoding replication initiation protein, with the protein product MDDVIEAEEKQSTDLSVVIKNELVKRVQRMKLSEKRLLALAIAKCNPKPKILLDKAMRPDPQTGVAPGWSIKVTAEEFMEAYPQIDPKHAYSDLKAAADSLFECVIEWDAIETERGKQKPVRKKARWIYEEVNTTTPGWVELKFSPSVAPYLLGIAGAFTQYKLKHAADLRSMYSWRLLEMMAQFRKTGLLTIGYDEFCEAMDAPASCVKDAGQLRRRVIEPAVKELREKNGLAIGWEPTKPAGRKITGFVFKFEADPQGRLF
- a CDS encoding XRE family transcriptional regulator, with amino-acid sequence MANRHIGSDFDEFLAEEAILEEATATAMKRVIAWQIEQEMKAQHITKSAMATRMKTSRAALNRLLDETDTSLTLTTLASAATALGKKFRFELLAA
- a CDS encoding type II toxin-antitoxin system RelE/ParE family toxin, which encodes MVRTVTVVLTVRFFASEIGNEPVREWLKDLAAQDKKTIGEDIKTVQIGWPLGMPLVRKMGTDLYEVRITLPNRIARVLFTVIGSQMVLLHGFVKKSQETPKEELDVANARLKLLKQSERQKAKR
- the tnpC gene encoding IS66 family transposase — encoded protein: MDLTDTDLPDDIDALKALVRAHAASAHANAQRVVELQDQLSSRVIEIEHLKLTIAKLRRMQFGRKSEKVERQIEQLELRLEDLQADEGAAAQADSKKAHQRRESACRKPLPDHLEREERVHRPIEEDCPECGGTLKPLGEDVSEQLEYVRAHFRVIRHRRPKFACSCCDCIVQAAAPSRPIDRGLPGPALLAHITTSKFAYHIPFYRQSVMYARDGVEIEPGTMGHWLGSLTWLLNPLVDAVRRHALGGSKVHADDTPLPVLAPGNGRTKTGRLWVYVRDDRPSGSDEAPAVWFAYTPDRRGEHPQRHLANFTGVLQADAFAGYADLYLGGQIREVACMAHARRKLHDLHAVRASPITSEALERIGALYRIEEYIRGKPPEERRRVRQEKAVPLLDDMKRWFEATLLTLSAKSDTTKAIQYSLNRWPALVYYCSDGQTEIDNLIAERALRGVAIGRRNFLFAGADSGGERAAAMYSLIGSARLNGIDPEAYLHYVIERIADHPVNRIDELLPWNVAPLLPAASHIDPVR